A stretch of Faecalibacterium duncaniae DNA encodes these proteins:
- the nikA gene encoding nickel ABC transporter substrate-binding protein encodes MKISRRNFCLLMAGVCCTGVLAACGSSSSSTASSSAASASAAASGEVRDELIFVNYRDIRDLNPHLYAGEMYAQSILYDTLVSITADGYEGCLAESWDISEDGCTYTFHIRPNVLFSDGEKCDANAILANFNAILENRERHTWLEMMNLLVGVSAPDENTFVIEMSEPYYPMLTELGCIRPFAMISPNCMINGSTKDGVNGHIGTGPYVLTDFVTDEYAVFERNENYWGEAPAIRKITVKVIPDNQTRIMALESGEIDLIFGKNMIDADAISQYLDSDRFTVGLSDPTSTRHIVMNTTHEILGDPAVRKALQHATDRQTISDGIFYGLEQPADTLYATTVPYCNVGLKPYEYSTETAAQLLDEAGWVLGSDKMRAKNGKQLALDLLYNSDSVTEKTIAEYLQSEYLKLGISMTIHGEEEQSYRDNMKAGNFDMVFNICWGMPYDPQSSLAAMRAPVYGDYAAQQGLEDKAEIDEAITKILTSTDDAERQELYKSVLTNLHEDAMYLPLTYECNKALYTSALHGVHFGTDQYDVPFADMYFE; translated from the coding sequence ATGAAAATCTCTCGCAGAAACTTCTGCCTGCTGATGGCAGGTGTCTGCTGCACCGGCGTGCTGGCTGCCTGCGGCTCCAGCTCTTCGTCTACTGCTTCGTCCAGCGCTGCATCTGCTTCCGCTGCGGCATCCGGGGAGGTCCGCGATGAGCTGATCTTTGTCAACTATCGTGATATTCGTGATCTGAACCCGCATCTGTATGCAGGCGAAATGTATGCCCAGAGCATCCTCTACGATACATTGGTCAGCATTACGGCAGATGGCTATGAAGGCTGTCTGGCGGAAAGCTGGGACATCAGCGAGGATGGCTGTACCTACACCTTCCACATTCGTCCCAATGTTCTGTTCTCGGATGGCGAAAAGTGCGATGCCAATGCCATTCTTGCCAACTTCAACGCCATTCTGGAAAACCGCGAACGCCACACTTGGCTGGAGATGATGAACCTGCTGGTGGGCGTGTCGGCTCCCGATGAAAACACTTTCGTCATTGAGATGAGTGAGCCTTACTACCCCATGCTGACGGAGCTGGGCTGCATCCGTCCCTTTGCCATGATCTCCCCCAACTGCATGATCAACGGCAGCACGAAGGATGGCGTCAATGGCCACATTGGCACCGGCCCCTATGTGCTGACGGATTTCGTGACCGATGAATACGCCGTGTTTGAGCGGAACGAGAATTACTGGGGCGAAGCGCCGGCCATCCGCAAGATCACGGTCAAGGTCATTCCCGACAACCAGACCCGTATTATGGCTCTGGAATCCGGCGAGATCGACCTGATTTTCGGCAAGAACATGATCGATGCCGATGCGATCAGCCAGTATCTGGACAGCGACAGATTCACGGTCGGTCTGTCTGACCCCACCTCTACCCGCCATATCGTTATGAACACCACCCATGAGATTCTGGGCGACCCGGCGGTTCGTAAGGCATTGCAGCACGCTACCGACCGTCAGACCATCTCTGATGGCATCTTCTACGGTCTGGAGCAGCCTGCGGATACGCTTTACGCCACCACGGTTCCCTACTGCAATGTCGGCCTGAAGCCGTATGAGTACAGCACGGAGACTGCGGCGCAGCTCCTTGACGAAGCTGGATGGGTCCTTGGCAGCGACAAGATGCGCGCCAAGAATGGCAAGCAGCTTGCACTCGACCTGCTCTACAACAGTGACAGCGTGACGGAAAAGACCATCGCCGAGTATCTCCAGAGCGAGTACCTCAAGCTTGGCATTTCCATGACCATTCACGGTGAGGAAGAGCAGTCCTACCGCGATAACATGAAGGCTGGCAACTTCGATATGGTGTTCAATATCTGCTGGGGTATGCCGTATGACCCGCAGTCTTCGCTGGCTGCAATGCGTGCCCCGGTCTATGGCGACTATGCCGCTCAGCAGGGTCTTGAGGACAAGGCGGAAATTGACGAAGCCATTACCAAGATCCTGACCTCTACGGACGATGCCGAGCGTCAGGAGCTGTATAAGTCGGTTCTGACCAACCTGCACGAGGACGCAATGTATCTGCCGCTGACCTATGAGTGCAACAAGGCTCTGTACACCTCTGCTCTGCACGGTGTCCACTTTGGCACCGACCAGTATGATGTGCCCTTTGCGGATATGTATTTTGAATAA